The following coding sequences lie in one Pseudomonas svalbardensis genomic window:
- the aguA gene encoding agmatine deiminase translates to MTTLNSTPRADGFYMPAEWAPQTQTWMIWPERPDNWRLGGKPAQAAHVAVAKAIARFEPVTVAVSAGQYENARARLDVPNIRVVEMSSDDAWVRDTGPTFVINNGGEVRGVNWDFNSWGGFDGGLYSPWNRDSQVGGKILEVERSQRYRTEGFVLEGGSIHVDGEGTLITTEECLLNRNRNPHMNRAEIEAVLSANLAVDKIIWLPDGLFNDETDGHLDNFCCYVRPGEVLLAWTDDPQDPNYPRCQAAMKVLESSTDAKGRPFTVHKMPIPGPLYATEEECAGVDPVDGTQERNPTVRLAGSYVNFLIVNSGIIAPSFDDPMDGPAKEILQALFPQHEVVMVPGRELLLGGGNIHCLTQQQPAPHKE, encoded by the coding sequence ATGACCACTTTGAACAGCACCCCTCGCGCTGATGGCTTTTACATGCCGGCCGAGTGGGCGCCACAAACCCAGACCTGGATGATCTGGCCCGAGCGCCCGGACAACTGGCGTTTGGGTGGTAAACCGGCGCAAGCCGCGCACGTCGCGGTGGCCAAAGCCATTGCCCGTTTCGAACCGGTGACGGTGGCGGTTTCCGCCGGCCAATACGAAAACGCCCGTGCCCGTCTGGACGTGCCGAATATTCGTGTGGTGGAAATGTCCAGCGACGACGCCTGGGTTCGCGACACCGGCCCGACGTTTGTCATCAATAACGGTGGCGAAGTCCGTGGTGTGAATTGGGACTTCAACTCGTGGGGCGGTTTCGACGGAGGTCTGTATTCGCCGTGGAATCGCGATTCCCAGGTGGGCGGCAAAATCCTCGAGGTCGAGCGCAGCCAGCGCTACCGCACCGAGGGCTTCGTGCTCGAAGGCGGTTCGATCCACGTCGATGGCGAAGGCACGCTGATCACCACCGAAGAATGCCTGCTGAACCGCAATCGCAATCCGCACATGAACCGTGCAGAAATCGAAGCGGTGCTCAGCGCGAATCTGGCTGTGGATAAAATCATCTGGCTGCCGGACGGTTTGTTCAACGACGAAACCGACGGCCATTTGGATAACTTCTGCTGCTACGTGCGTCCGGGCGAAGTGTTGCTGGCCTGGACCGATGACCCGCAGGACCCGAACTACCCGCGCTGCCAGGCGGCAATGAAAGTGCTGGAAAGCAGCACAGACGCCAAGGGTCGCCCATTCACGGTGCACAAGATGCCGATTCCGGGGCCGCTGTATGCGACCGAAGAAGAGTGCGCTGGTGTTGATCCGGTGGACGGGACTCAGGAACGTAATCCGACCGTTCGTCTGGCTGGTTCCTACGTGAACTTTCTGATCGTGAACAGCGGCATCATCGCGCCGAGCTTTGACGATCCGATGGATGGTCCGGCCAAAGAGATTTTACAGGCGCTGTTCCCGCAGCATGAAGTGGTGATGGTGCCCGGCCGCGAACTGTTACTGGGAGGCGGTAACATCCACTGCCTTACCCAACAACAGCCTGCACCGCACAAGGAGTGA
- the aguB gene encoding N-carbamoylputrescine amidase produces MSRIVTVAATQMACSWDLEANIETAERLVREAAAKGAQIILIQELFEAPYFCQKPNPDYLQLATTVEDNVAIKHFQKVAKELQVVLPISFYELAGRARFNSIAIIDADGSNLGVYRKSHIPDGPGYHEKYYFNPGDTGFKVWNTRYAKIGVGICWDQWFPECARSMALLGAEILFYPTAIGSEPHDKTISSRDHWQRVQQGHAGANLMPLIASNRIGNEEQDGYDITFYGSSFIANQFGEKVQELNETEEGILVQSFDLDELEHIRSAWGSFRDRRPNLYGAIKTLDGSLES; encoded by the coding sequence ATGAGCCGTATCGTTACCGTCGCCGCCACCCAGATGGCTTGTTCCTGGGACCTTGAAGCCAACATCGAGACCGCTGAGAGGCTGGTCCGTGAGGCCGCGGCGAAAGGCGCGCAGATCATCCTGATCCAGGAACTGTTCGAGGCTCCGTACTTTTGCCAGAAGCCGAACCCGGATTACCTGCAGCTGGCCACGACCGTTGAAGACAACGTCGCCATCAAGCACTTCCAGAAAGTCGCCAAAGAACTGCAAGTCGTTTTGCCGATCAGCTTCTACGAACTGGCGGGCCGCGCGCGTTTCAACAGCATCGCGATCATCGATGCCGATGGCAGCAACCTCGGGGTTTATCGTAAAAGCCACATCCCGGACGGCCCTGGCTACCACGAAAAGTACTACTTCAATCCGGGCGATACCGGCTTCAAAGTCTGGAACACCCGTTACGCGAAAATCGGCGTGGGTATCTGCTGGGACCAGTGGTTCCCGGAATGCGCTCGCAGCATGGCGTTGCTCGGTGCAGAAATTCTGTTCTACCCAACCGCCATCGGCAGCGAGCCACACGACAAGACCATTTCGTCCCGCGATCACTGGCAGCGCGTGCAACAAGGCCATGCCGGCGCCAACCTGATGCCGCTGATCGCCAGCAACCGCATCGGCAACGAAGAGCAGGACGGCTACGACATTACCTTCTACGGTTCGTCGTTCATCGCCAACCAGTTCGGTGAGAAGGTTCAAGAGCTCAACGAAACCGAAGAAGGCATACTGGTTCAGAGCTTCGACCTCGACGAGCTGGAGCACATCCGCAGCGCGTGGGGTTCGTTCCGTGATCGTCGCCCGAACCTGTACGGCGCTATCAAAACCCTCGACGGTTCCCTGGAGTCCTGA
- a CDS encoding TonB-dependent receptor encodes MPAPFRLTPVTLGLSAFLSAGFACAATTVLPETSISAEAEADDPRVKETSTATRTATPVRYVPQAIDSIKTANVVDYGTNDLGTALSGIPNVSSGADTRFDSLRIRGFDASNDFYLDGIRDDSQYVRDLHNIERIEVLKGPAAVLYGRGSQGGIVNRVSKLPEFGRRSTLEAQGGSDDLRSLYADLSTDPSENISLRLNMGNMDQNSFRDGVSGNRQLFAPSMSWQLTPDLNWLVQYEYSRYNRTPDRGIPGVNGRPADVGRDTTYGSEHDFIDDKSQSLRSKLSYELSDNWQLRHTLGVFKLNSDFDNTYLTGYTPATNKVTRQHWQQDLTTRNVYNNVELEGGFDTFGLEHRLLTGIEIGSQRRDPTLYNAATGRGTQPVPALDLYNPDRNLRHTGRMQVSSSSHTEVESRAVYVQDQLRLNDQWQLLAGLRYDTFDIESTNKLRDISEDRDSHSTSPRVGLVWTPLQSHSFYASWTKTFSPVGGGLIGITPGAAGNSNDLSPELTKQKEIGVKSDWLDDRLSTTLAIYELELYNRRTSDPNNPSVTLLTGLQRSRGIELTGTGKIAGNWYVRGGVGMQDATVEKDNNGFEGKRISNVAKHNGSLFLTWKPEMGWYAETGLTLVGQRYADNLNTTVLPGYGRWDALAGFRQKDWDLRAALNNISDKTYYSSATSAAQIQPGEPRSLVVTGTYSF; translated from the coding sequence ATGCCTGCCCCCTTTCGCCTCACGCCCGTCACCCTTGGGCTTTCTGCATTTCTCTCTGCCGGTTTTGCCTGCGCCGCCACCACTGTTTTACCCGAGACGTCGATCAGCGCCGAAGCTGAAGCCGATGACCCGCGCGTGAAGGAAACCAGCACCGCGACCCGCACCGCCACGCCGGTGCGCTACGTTCCACAAGCCATCGACTCGATTAAAACCGCAAACGTCGTGGATTACGGCACCAACGATCTGGGCACCGCGCTGAGCGGCATCCCCAACGTCAGCAGCGGCGCCGACACTCGCTTCGACAGCCTGCGCATCCGCGGTTTCGACGCCAGCAACGACTTCTACCTCGACGGCATCCGCGACGACAGCCAATACGTGCGCGATTTGCACAACATCGAACGCATCGAAGTCCTCAAAGGCCCGGCCGCTGTTTTATATGGTCGTGGCAGTCAGGGCGGGATCGTCAATCGGGTCAGCAAGCTGCCTGAATTCGGTCGCCGCTCGACACTCGAGGCCCAGGGCGGCAGCGATGATTTGCGCAGCCTCTACGCCGACCTCAGCACCGACCCGAGCGAGAACATCAGCCTGCGCCTGAACATGGGCAACATGGATCAAAACAGCTTCCGCGATGGCGTGAGCGGCAATCGCCAACTGTTCGCTCCGTCGATGAGCTGGCAACTGACGCCAGACCTGAACTGGCTGGTGCAGTACGAATACAGCCGCTACAACCGTACGCCGGATCGCGGCATCCCCGGTGTAAACGGGCGCCCGGCGGACGTAGGACGGGATACGACTTACGGCAGCGAACACGATTTCATCGACGACAAGTCGCAATCCCTGCGCTCGAAACTCAGTTATGAGCTCAGCGACAACTGGCAGCTGCGCCACACCCTGGGCGTGTTCAAGCTCAACAGCGACTTCGATAACACCTACCTGACCGGTTACACCCCGGCGACCAACAAGGTCACGCGCCAGCACTGGCAACAGGACCTGACCACACGCAATGTCTACAACAACGTCGAACTGGAAGGCGGTTTCGACACGTTCGGCCTTGAGCATCGCTTGCTGACCGGCATCGAAATCGGCAGCCAGCGGCGCGACCCTACGTTGTACAACGCGGCCACCGGACGCGGGACTCAGCCTGTACCGGCACTGGACCTGTACAACCCCGACCGCAATTTGCGCCATACCGGGCGGATGCAGGTTTCCAGTAGCTCTCACACCGAAGTCGAAAGCCGTGCGGTGTACGTGCAGGATCAACTGCGTCTGAACGATCAATGGCAACTGCTGGCGGGTTTGCGTTACGACACCTTCGACATCGAGTCGACCAACAAGCTGCGGGACATTTCCGAAGATCGCGACAGCCATAGCACCAGCCCGCGTGTAGGACTGGTGTGGACGCCGCTGCAGAGTCATTCCTTCTACGCCTCCTGGACCAAGACTTTTTCCCCGGTCGGCGGTGGTTTGATCGGTATCACCCCGGGTGCCGCCGGCAACAGCAACGACCTGAGTCCCGAGCTGACCAAGCAAAAGGAAATCGGCGTGAAGAGCGACTGGCTCGATGACCGCCTGAGCACCACGTTGGCGATCTACGAACTGGAACTCTACAACCGCCGTACCAGCGACCCGAACAATCCAAGCGTGACCTTGCTCACCGGCCTGCAACGTTCCCGCGGGATCGAGCTGACTGGCACCGGCAAAATCGCTGGCAACTGGTACGTGCGCGGTGGCGTGGGTATGCAGGACGCAACGGTCGAGAAGGACAACAACGGCTTTGAAGGCAAACGCATCAGCAACGTGGCCAAGCATAACGGCAGCCTGTTCCTGACCTGGAAACCGGAAATGGGCTGGTACGCCGAAACCGGTCTGACCCTGGTGGGCCAGCGTTATGCCGACAACCTCAACACCACCGTCCTGCCGGGTTATGGCCGTTGGGATGCGTTGGCCGGGTTCCGGCAGAAGGATTGGGATTTGCGCGCGGCACTGAACAACATCAGCGACAAGACCTATTACTCATCGGCCACCAGTGCGGCGCAGATTCAGCCAGGTGAACCGCGCAGCCTAGTCGTGACTGGAACCTACAGCTTCTAA
- a CDS encoding type II toxin-antitoxin system RelB/DinJ family antitoxin has product MGALLKTTDVRCRIDEDLKARATEVLSACGLSISDAMRLFLRQVVATQGLPFEVRVPSEKTARAMMEARDIRQRFDSIDDMLRDADGETGEKAKTR; this is encoded by the coding sequence ATGGGTGCATTACTGAAAACCACAGACGTGCGTTGCCGCATTGATGAGGATTTGAAGGCTCGGGCTACTGAAGTCCTGAGCGCTTGCGGCCTGAGCATCAGTGATGCCATGCGTCTTTTTCTTCGTCAGGTTGTAGCAACTCAGGGCCTCCCGTTTGAGGTACGCGTCCCCTCGGAGAAAACGGCCCGCGCCATGATGGAGGCACGAGACATTCGCCAGCGGTTCGACTCAATAGACGACATGCTGAGGGACGCTGATGGCGAAACTGGAGAAAAAGCAAAAACGCGCTGA
- a CDS encoding DUF3077 domain-containing protein, with product MTNPQDLKTIGLTPFSYHANQPLFRINAGVPVIQALSHASDLLHIAKLLASDAAMVRDTDRHAWASHFLQDMSKAIIDDVAKVLDAPGNNRNQ from the coding sequence ATGACCAACCCTCAAGACCTCAAAACCATCGGCCTCACCCCTTTCTCCTACCACGCCAACCAACCACTGTTCCGCATCAACGCCGGCGTCCCGGTCATCCAGGCCCTCTCCCACGCCTCCGACCTGCTCCACATCGCCAAACTTCTCGCATCAGACGCCGCCATGGTTCGTGACACCGACCGGCATGCCTGGGCGTCGCATTTTTTGCAGGATATGAGTAAGGCGATCATCGATGACGTAGCGAAGGTGCTCGATGCACCGGGTAATAATCGTAACCAGTGA
- a CDS encoding tautomerase family protein, whose product MPFVSVRITRDGVTSEQKAQVIAEITETLERVLNKDPHLTHIVIEEVDTDNWGYAGITTTQYRKQLDEAEGQS is encoded by the coding sequence ATGCCTTTCGTAAGCGTACGCATCACCCGCGATGGCGTTACCTCTGAGCAGAAAGCTCAGGTGATCGCCGAAATCACTGAAACCCTGGAACGCGTCCTCAACAAGGATCCGCACCTGACCCACATCGTGATCGAAGAAGTCGACACCGATAACTGGGGTTACGCCGGCATCACCACCACCCAGTACCGCAAGCAGCTGGATGAGGCGGAGGGGCAGTCATGA
- a CDS encoding DsbA family protein has product MILHYIYDPLCGWCYGAKPLVQAAQAVLPVIAHGGGMMTGATRQTVSPQLRNYVMPHDRRIAEYTGQPFGEAYFEGLLRDETAVFDSAPPIAAVLAAEQIAGRGLELLGRLQSAHYEEGRRIADEAVLLELALDIGLELQAFQAAFKAAETDRHIKDSRACLAEVGGQGFPTFALEHNGQFTLIDISPWLGKPQAFAAWLSQSLPAQASSPELQACGLNGCAH; this is encoded by the coding sequence ATGATCCTTCACTACATTTACGACCCGTTATGCGGCTGGTGCTATGGCGCAAAACCGCTGGTGCAAGCCGCTCAGGCTGTGTTGCCAGTGATCGCCCACGGCGGCGGCATGATGACCGGCGCCACCCGCCAGACCGTCTCGCCACAACTGCGCAATTACGTGATGCCCCACGACCGTCGCATTGCCGAGTACACCGGCCAGCCGTTCGGCGAGGCGTATTTCGAGGGTTTGCTGCGCGATGAAACGGCGGTTTTCGATTCCGCACCGCCGATTGCCGCGGTGCTGGCAGCCGAGCAGATCGCCGGCCGCGGACTGGAGCTGCTGGGGCGTTTGCAGAGTGCTCACTACGAGGAAGGTCGACGCATTGCCGATGAAGCTGTGTTGTTAGAACTCGCGTTAGACATCGGTCTGGAACTCCAAGCGTTCCAGGCGGCTTTCAAAGCAGCTGAAACCGATCGCCACATCAAGGACAGTCGAGCATGCTTGGCCGAGGTCGGCGGCCAGGGTTTCCCGACCTTCGCCCTGGAACACAACGGCCAATTTACCCTGATCGATATCAGCCCGTGGCTCGGCAAGCCGCAAGCCTTCGCGGCATGGCTGAGTCAGTCGCTTCCTGCACAAGCGTCATCACCGGAGCTTCAAGCCTGTGGCCTGAACGGCTGCGCCCATTGA
- a CDS encoding type II toxin-antitoxin system YafQ family toxin, with protein sequence MAKLEKKQKRAELPKQCTQTSEFKKSWERYKRAGRRDMNEVRQVMVTLFLGDPLPAEYLDHALTGDWAGFRECHIGGDFLMIYEHARSDLITFVDLGSHSELFK encoded by the coding sequence ATGGCGAAACTGGAGAAAAAGCAAAAACGCGCTGAGCTGCCAAAACAGTGCACACAAACATCAGAATTCAAGAAGTCGTGGGAACGTTACAAGCGAGCCGGACGCCGTGACATGAATGAAGTCCGTCAGGTGATGGTCACGCTATTTCTGGGAGATCCATTGCCAGCCGAGTATCTGGATCATGCGCTGACGGGGGATTGGGCTGGTTTTCGAGAGTGCCATATAGGCGGTGATTTCTTGATGATTTATGAGCACGCGCGCTCCGATCTGATCACATTCGTTGATCTCGGAAGTCATTCCGAACTGTTCAAGTAG
- a CDS encoding RES family NAD+ phosphorylase, with product MAPQVVLLEWNRAYRMINSAFPPITLFEDVLDPEDLQTAYALEALTNDRLAQEAGVLSRVLPEDRISGPGSSPVMAAFTHIGKTSRFTDGTYGVYYAASSQAAAMAETSYHQERFLAATNEPDIELTLRTYVNKVVKPMHDVRQHYPELHNPDPDAYGPSQAFARQLRETLSWGLLYNSVRLPGHECVAAFRPPAVSIPKQGKHIRYVWSASSRKISFVFEVSEV from the coding sequence ATGGCCCCGCAAGTCGTGCTCCTCGAGTGGAACCGTGCTTACCGGATGATCAACAGCGCGTTCCCCCCGATCACCCTGTTTGAAGACGTGCTCGACCCCGAGGACCTGCAAACCGCCTACGCCCTGGAAGCCCTGACCAACGACCGGTTGGCGCAAGAAGCCGGCGTGCTCTCCCGCGTGCTGCCCGAAGACCGAATCTCCGGCCCCGGCTCATCACCGGTCATGGCCGCGTTCACCCACATCGGCAAAACCAGCCGCTTCACTGACGGCACCTACGGCGTCTACTACGCCGCCAGCAGCCAGGCCGCCGCCATGGCCGAAACGAGCTATCACCAGGAACGCTTCCTCGCGGCGACCAACGAGCCCGACATCGAGTTGACCCTGCGCACCTACGTCAACAAAGTCGTCAAACCGATGCATGACGTTCGCCAACACTACCCCGAACTGCACAACCCGGATCCTGACGCTTACGGGCCGTCACAAGCGTTTGCCCGGCAACTGCGTGAAACCTTGTCGTGGGGGCTGCTTTACAACAGCGTTCGGCTGCCTGGGCATGAATGTGTCGCTGCGTTTCGTCCGCCGGCCGTGTCTATTCCGAAGCAAGGCAAGCACATTCGGTATGTGTGGAGTGCGAGCAGTCGGAAGATTTCGTTTGTGTTTGAAGTCAGCGAAGTGTGA
- a CDS encoding OprD family porin produces the protein MLNKRISLIALGMLSATQVMANDQAESKGFVEDSSLKVLLRNAYINRDKKDGNDDQREWGQAAIGTYTSGFTQGTVGVGVDAFGLYGLRLDRGSHSGGQGIDFFKEGDSGNPAGDLAKAGGAVKFRVSSTVLTYGDQMPVLPVLSYDNGRLLPESYTGTLITSKEIKGLELNAGRFTAESRKSAEGRDSGGLKSINVLGGSYQFTEQFKAALYASDVEDVLKKQYVNANYVFPIDKDQSLTLDFNGYRTKLDDSYVRESGATGDDNKIWSLAATFATGAHSFTLAHQRSTGDSNLGYAYGGYQKDQGRVGDGGNTIYLANSYWSDFNAEDERSWQLGYGLDFSTFGIPGLSYNFAYVRGDNITTSTSEGGTEREIFNQFKYVVQSGPAKDLSVKLRSSILRVSQKSSEYNSSGNEVRVFVDYPINIF, from the coding sequence ATGTTGAACAAGCGAATCAGCCTGATCGCTCTGGGGATGTTGAGTGCTACACAGGTCATGGCTAACGACCAGGCCGAGTCCAAGGGTTTTGTTGAAGACAGCAGCCTCAAAGTGCTGCTGCGCAATGCCTACATCAATCGCGACAAAAAAGACGGCAACGACGACCAGCGTGAATGGGGTCAGGCTGCCATCGGCACTTACACCTCGGGCTTCACCCAAGGTACCGTCGGCGTAGGCGTTGATGCCTTCGGTTTGTACGGCTTGCGTCTGGACCGTGGTAGCCACAGCGGCGGCCAAGGCATCGACTTCTTCAAGGAAGGTGACAGCGGTAACCCGGCCGGCGATCTGGCCAAAGCCGGTGGCGCGGTAAAATTCCGCGTATCCAGCACCGTTCTGACTTACGGCGACCAGATGCCGGTCCTGCCGGTGTTGAGCTACGACAACGGGCGTCTGCTGCCGGAAAGCTACACCGGCACGCTGATCACCTCCAAGGAGATCAAAGGCCTGGAGCTGAACGCCGGTCGCTTCACCGCCGAATCGCGCAAAAGCGCTGAAGGCCGTGACAGCGGTGGCCTGAAGTCGATCAACGTGTTGGGCGGTAGTTACCAGTTCACCGAGCAGTTCAAGGCTGCGCTGTACGCCTCCGACGTCGAAGACGTGTTGAAGAAGCAATACGTGAACGCCAACTACGTGTTCCCGATCGATAAGGATCAGTCCCTGACCCTGGACTTCAACGGCTACCGCACCAAGCTGGACGATTCCTACGTCCGCGAAAGCGGTGCGACCGGCGACGACAACAAAATCTGGAGCCTGGCCGCCACATTCGCCACCGGCGCGCACTCGTTCACGCTCGCCCACCAGCGCAGCACCGGCGACAGCAACCTGGGCTACGCCTACGGCGGCTACCAGAAAGATCAAGGTCGCGTCGGCGACGGCGGCAATACTATCTACCTGGCGAACTCGTACTGGTCCGACTTCAACGCCGAAGACGAACGTAGCTGGCAGCTGGGCTACGGCCTCGACTTCAGCACCTTCGGCATTCCAGGCCTGAGCTACAACTTCGCCTACGTGCGCGGCGACAACATCACCACCTCCACCAGCGAAGGCGGTACCGAGCGCGAAATATTCAACCAGTTCAAGTACGTCGTGCAAAGCGGCCCGGCCAAAGACCTGAGCGTGAAACTGCGCAGCTCGATCCTGCGTGTGTCGCAGAAATCGAGTGAGTACAACTCCAGCGGTAATGAAGTGCGCGTGTTCGTGGATTACCCGATCAACATTTTCTGA
- a CDS encoding helix-turn-helix domain-containing protein, giving the protein MAVQFFDSPFHATHDSEVASKKALKMELSIFITDYIKTLGLRQSEAAARLNVTQSRVSELTTGKIEKFTIDAMMDMLDKLGFRTTFTLPSNDAGALPQIVISQANAC; this is encoded by the coding sequence ATGGCAGTTCAATTTTTCGACAGCCCATTCCATGCCACGCATGACAGCGAAGTCGCTAGCAAAAAAGCGTTGAAGATGGAGCTGTCGATATTCATCACTGACTACATCAAAACCCTGGGCCTCAGACAAAGTGAGGCTGCAGCCAGGTTGAACGTGACCCAATCACGCGTATCAGAACTCACCACTGGCAAGATCGAGAAATTTACGATCGATGCAATGATGGACATGCTGGATAAACTCGGCTTTCGAACGACTTTTACGCTGCCATCCAACGATGCCGGGGCTTTGCCTCAGATCGTAATTTCACAAGCTAACGCCTGCTAG
- a CDS encoding IS4 family transposase has product MSVAQDLSAVLDFAKQPLSRLEVFTDHIPHDWITAAAALADKATIRRRRLPSDIVLWLVVGMALFRGEPIVEVARRLNICADGLANEVLLAKSGLSQARQRLGNQPVAWLFQQCANVWGYERYPQDDWHGLQVFAVDGALFRTPETSSLRDHFGSGNTSSDRQTPYPVLRLVALMNARSHIIANAAISPYRKGEIPLAKDFIESIPNHSVTLLDKGFFSADLLLSIQSTEKNRHWMIPERKGTVRTEIEHYGDGDYLVQMKVSQQARKKNPLLPEYWQVRAVTYEVAGKEKTVFTSLPASHFSAEQVATLYHERWEIELGFRDIKSSMQDNALTLRSKTVDLVYQELWGLLLAYNVVRREASQAAVAHKRAPSEVSFKFACQHIASHLVVMAGAVSPSHTPRRLDELRGSIGVLFIVKRPRPARPRAVKMSKTRYPVNRKAAPLK; this is encoded by the coding sequence ATGTCTGTTGCTCAGGATTTAAGCGCGGTTTTGGATTTTGCTAAGCAACCGCTCTCTCGCCTTGAGGTGTTCACCGATCATATTCCTCATGATTGGATCACCGCAGCGGCCGCTCTGGCGGATAAAGCCACGATCCGACGTCGGCGCTTGCCTTCGGACATAGTCCTTTGGCTGGTAGTCGGGATGGCACTTTTCAGAGGTGAGCCAATAGTCGAGGTCGCTCGCCGACTGAATATTTGTGCCGACGGTCTTGCTAATGAGGTGCTGTTAGCCAAAAGCGGGTTGTCGCAGGCGCGCCAGCGTCTGGGGAATCAGCCTGTCGCTTGGTTATTTCAACAGTGCGCCAATGTCTGGGGATACGAGCGCTACCCGCAAGATGACTGGCACGGTCTTCAAGTCTTTGCCGTCGACGGTGCCTTGTTTCGAACCCCGGAAACGTCGTCATTGCGGGACCATTTTGGCTCCGGCAATACCTCCTCCGATCGTCAAACCCCTTATCCGGTGCTGCGCCTTGTTGCGTTGATGAACGCCCGTTCTCATATCATCGCCAACGCGGCCATCAGCCCTTACCGCAAAGGGGAGATCCCGCTGGCCAAGGACTTCATCGAGAGCATACCCAACCACTCAGTGACCCTGCTGGACAAAGGGTTTTTCAGTGCGGACCTATTGTTGAGTATCCAAAGTACTGAAAAAAACCGGCATTGGATGATCCCGGAGCGTAAGGGTACTGTTCGCACGGAAATTGAACACTACGGCGATGGTGATTACCTAGTCCAGATGAAGGTCTCGCAGCAAGCGCGTAAAAAGAACCCACTGTTGCCTGAGTACTGGCAAGTACGGGCGGTCACCTACGAGGTCGCCGGGAAAGAAAAAACCGTCTTCACCTCCCTGCCAGCCTCGCACTTTAGCGCTGAGCAGGTCGCCACCCTTTATCACGAGCGATGGGAAATCGAACTGGGTTTCAGGGATATCAAAAGCTCAATGCAAGACAATGCCTTGACCCTTCGCAGCAAGACTGTAGATCTGGTGTATCAAGAATTATGGGGGCTGTTACTGGCTTATAACGTAGTGCGTCGAGAAGCCAGTCAGGCGGCTGTAGCTCATAAGCGGGCTCCCAGCGAGGTGAGTTTCAAGTTTGCCTGTCAGCACATCGCCAGCCATCTGGTGGTCATGGCCGGAGCGGTCTCGCCCTCACACACGCCAAGACGCCTGGACGAGCTTCGCGGCAGCATTGGTGTGCTCTTCATAGTAAAACGCCCCAGGCCTGCGAGGCCTAGGGCGGTGAAGATGTCAAAAACCCGGTATCCGGTTAACCGCAAGGCTGCTCCGCTTAAGTGA
- a CDS encoding MbcA/ParS/Xre antitoxin family protein, which translates to MATSSPVRTAPQELDTPEAGRVALKFFFNLMERWGCTAEEQRTLLGKVGNTTFYKYKHLPPNVRLPHDTLERISYLMGIHKALSIIFSNNRDRAYKWVSSPNTAAPFNGQSALSYMLAGRVVDIADVRRYLDGVRG; encoded by the coding sequence ATGGCCACTTCATCCCCTGTCCGCACAGCTCCCCAAGAGCTCGACACCCCGGAGGCCGGCCGTGTGGCGCTCAAGTTCTTCTTCAACCTGATGGAGCGTTGGGGCTGCACTGCTGAAGAACAGCGCACGCTGCTGGGCAAGGTCGGCAACACCACCTTCTACAAATACAAACACCTGCCGCCCAATGTGCGTCTCCCTCACGACACCCTGGAGCGCATCTCCTACCTGATGGGCATCCACAAAGCCCTGAGCATCATCTTCAGCAACAACCGCGACCGCGCCTACAAATGGGTCAGCAGTCCGAACACCGCCGCGCCGTTCAATGGTCAATCCGCGTTGAGCTATATGCTGGCCGGCCGGGTGGTGGACATCGCTGACGTGCGTCGCTACCTCGATGGCGTCCGCGGCTGA